A section of the Triticum dicoccoides isolate Atlit2015 ecotype Zavitan chromosome 7A, WEW_v2.0, whole genome shotgun sequence genome encodes:
- the LOC119332405 gene encoding probable L-type lectin-domain containing receptor kinase S.7 — MVVVSPATSRLGIILAGCLFSFLLSHDHVVIAHAATASPAPPLSFSFDFANTSDYSLQDLRFEGDAALNGDLVDLTCNSVESKENYYCKGRMSYNHPIPLYDKSTGEVASFATTFIFAIHLIPNRTKKGDGLTFFLSTYPSRLPPESSSNLLGLISSSDTSAVGEDRFVAVEFDTYSNPWDPTGASDHIGIDLSSVTSVSTTRLPSYSLNGTMTATITFVNTTRTLEAILHFDYSNHSLAAARVKTQLPDPLDALLPPVVAVGFSAATGGNTELHQIHSWSFNSTMAPRARETPTETPTWANNVQPEQGQVHATKGRDNSLIIGGAVVVALALVVIIWSILSWCRWTRTRDSFGTGTRLKRFEYREVSTATDGFSDKKKIGAGGFGVVYSGSLKADQPVAVKKILKDSRGEFKDFLAELDAVGRTGHGNVVRLEGWCCSINNFMFWCLHRQNVKLFLVYELVPNGNLHEHLHERPEVLSWARRYKIVKGIGSALHYLHHLCKPCILHRDIKPSNILLDHDFNAKLGDFGLSRVAQYDDDTSLITAVAVGTADYMDPLCKKHGQVKLRPSSDVYSFGIVLLEILHGENNPDLLQKLHRDQPETFVSDAADKKLDGQFDKIEMERVIVLALQCCDLDESQRPSMAAAMLFLENGGELPPATPDRSTPP; from the exons ATGGTGGTCGTCTCGCCTGCAACCTCACGTCTCGGCATCATCCTCGCCGGCTGCTTGTTCTCTTTCCTCCTATCCCACGATCATGTCGTCATTGCCCACGCGGCAACCGCCTCACCGGCGCCGCCGCTTTCCTTCAGCTTCGACTTCGCAAACACCTCCGACTACAGTTTACAAGACCTCCGGTTCGAGGGCGACGCCGCCCTGAACGGCGACCTGGTCGACCTCACCTGCAACTCCGTAGAGTCCAAGGAGAACTATTACTGCAAGGGCCGGATGTCGTACAACCACCCGATTCCCTTGTACGACAAGAGCACCGGCGAAGTGGCCAGCTTCGCCACAACCTTCATCTTCGCCATCCACTTGATACCCAACAGGACCAAGAAGGGGGACGGCCTGACCTTCTTCCTCTCCACCTACCCGTCAAGATTACCGCCGGAGTCGTCCAGCAATCTCCTTGGCCTCATCAGCAGTAGCGACACTAGCGCCGTCGGCGAAGACCGGTTCGTCGCCGTTGAGTTCGACACTTACAGCAACCCATGGGATCCCACGGGAGCCtccgatcacatcggcatcgacctcAGCTCCGTCACCTCGGTGAGCACCACCAGGTTGCCCAGCTACAGCCTCAATGGCACCATGACGGCGACCATCACTTTTGTCAACACCACCCGGACGCTGGAGGCCATCCTGCACTTTGATTATTCCAATCATTCTCTTGCCGCCGCTCGGGTGAAGACGCAGTTGCCTGATCCTCTCGATGCCTTGCTCCCGCCGGTGGTGGCGGTTGGGTTCTCTGCGGCCACCGGTGGAAACACTGAGCTGCATCAGATACACTCTTGGTCATTCAACTCAACTATGGCACCGAGAGCCAGAG AAACACCTACGGAAACACCTACATGGGCTAACAATGTCCAACCAGAGCAAGGCCAAGTGCACGCTACCAAAG GTCGTGACAATTCATTGATCATCGGAGGAGCCGTCGTTGTTGCGTTGGCCCTGGTGGTGATAATTTGGTCAATCCTATCATGGTGTAGGTGGACACGCACGCGCGATTCCTTTGGGACCGGAACTCGTCTTAAACGATTCGAGTACCGCGAAGTGTCCACCGCCACCGACGGATTCTCCGACAAGAAGAAGATCGGAGCCGGTGGCTTCGGCGTGGTATACAGTGGGAGCCTCAAGGCCGACCAACCGGTGGCCGTGAAGAAGATCCTCAAGGACTCGAGGGGAGAATTCAAGGACTTCCTCGCAGAGCTGGACGCCGTCGGCCGAACGGGCCACGGTAACGTGGTCAGGCTCGAAGGCTGGTGCTGCAGCATAAACAATTTCATGTTTTGGTGCTTGCACAGACAGAACGTCAAGCTCTTCCTCGTCTATGAACTTGTGCCTAATGGCAACCTCCACGAGCACCTGCACGAAAGGCCTGAAGTACTGTCATGGGCAAGGAG GTACAAAATAGTGAAGGGCATAGGGTCCGCTCTTCATTACCTCCACCACCTATGCAAGCCATGCATCTTGCACAGAGATATCAAACCAAGCAACATACTCCTGGACCATGATTTCAATGCCAAGCTTGGCGACTTTGGGCTGTCGAGGGTCGCCCAATACGACGACGACACATCACTGATTACGGCAGTGGCCGTTGGGACCGCGGACTACATGGATCCACTGTGCAAGAAACATGGACAGGTCAAGCTGCGCCCTAGCTCCGACGTCTACAGCTTTGGGATCGTCCTGCTAGAGATATTGCATGGAGAAAATAACCCGGACCTTCTCCAGAAGCTCCATAGAGATCAGCCAGAAACATTTGTGAGTGATGCTGCCGACAAGAAGCTGGATGGCCAGTTTGACAAGATAGAGATGGAGCGCGTGATTGTCCTCGCCCTCCAGTGTTGTGACCTAGATGAGAGCCAACGGCCTTCAATGGCTGCTGCAATGCTATTCCTGGAGAACGGCGGAGAGTTGCCCCCTGCTACACCCGATCGATCAACGCCACCATAG